The following are encoded together in the Rhizobium sp. SSA_523 genome:
- a CDS encoding Lrp/AsnC family transcriptional regulator yields the protein MNDEVKAIDAIDRRILTCLQRDGSLSQRELAEEVGLSQNACWRRLQRLQEAGILGHTQAKVELSAIGLDLTVFVMIRTRHHSKEWAESFRQHVDRLPEVVDFYRIGGDWDYLLKVVTRGMRGYDAFYQKLITGFDFSTVTGFFSMEAMLQNRPTDLTRI from the coding sequence ATGAACGATGAAGTCAAAGCGATCGACGCAATTGATCGCCGTATCCTGACTTGTCTCCAACGGGATGGGTCTCTCTCCCAGCGCGAACTGGCAGAAGAGGTTGGCCTGTCGCAGAACGCCTGCTGGCGCCGGCTCCAGAGGCTTCAGGAGGCGGGCATTCTCGGCCATACCCAGGCCAAGGTGGAGCTTTCCGCCATCGGACTGGATCTGACGGTCTTCGTCATGATCCGCACCCGCCACCATTCGAAGGAATGGGCGGAGAGCTTTCGACAGCATGTGGACCGCCTGCCGGAAGTGGTCGATTTCTATCGGATTGGCGGCGATTGGGATTATCTGCTCAAAGTCGTCACGCGCGGCATGCGCGGTTACGATGCCTTCTATCAGAAGCTTATCACCGGGTTCGACTTCTCGACCGTCACCGGCTTCTTCTCGATGGAAGCCATGCTCCAAAACAGACCGACGGACCTTACCCGCATCTGA
- a CDS encoding acyl-CoA thioesterase, whose product MSERTDESLLEPNGELTLRTLAMPADANPAGDIFGGWVMAQMDIAAGIASSERAKGRTVTAAMKEMIFRHPVKVGDTLCIYTRVIQVGRTSMTLAVECWVRRQYSQQRQKVTEAVFVMVALDDEGKPRPVL is encoded by the coding sequence ATGAGCGAGCGGACGGACGAATCCCTGCTTGAACCCAATGGAGAATTGACGCTGCGGACCCTGGCCATGCCGGCGGATGCCAATCCTGCCGGCGATATCTTCGGAGGCTGGGTCATGGCCCAGATGGATATTGCCGCCGGTATCGCCTCTTCGGAACGCGCCAAAGGCCGCACCGTGACCGCAGCGATGAAGGAGATGATCTTCCGTCACCCGGTCAAGGTCGGCGATACGCTGTGCATCTATACCCGTGTCATCCAGGTCGGACGGACCTCGATGACGCTCGCGGTGGAATGCTGGGTTCGCCGCCAGTATTCGCAGCAGCGGCAGAAGGTCACGGAAGCCGTCTTCGTCATGGTAGCACTGGACGATGAGGGCAAGCCGCGCCCGGTGCTTTAA
- a CDS encoding DUF1194 domain-containing protein, whose amino-acid sequence MLATLAILSALSTLPVAAAATSGSEVDVELVLAVDTSRSMDDEEMRVQRQGYLQALQHPDFINAVRGGLIGKIAITYFEWAGEVDRGSVVDWQVIETAEDAAAFADKLAARPIQSQRRTSISAAIAFGAEMLTGNAYQGMRQVIDVSGDGPNNVGQPVEPVRNTAVESGIIINGLALMLRPSGTATGLDRYYGDCVIGGPGSFVLPVHDIADFATAVRRKLVLEVSGVTPDARFRRIAAEPKVDCMMGEMQWRDFMDR is encoded by the coding sequence ATGCTCGCCACGCTTGCAATACTGTCCGCCCTGTCCACCTTGCCGGTTGCCGCTGCGGCCACATCAGGCAGCGAGGTGGACGTCGAACTGGTTCTGGCCGTCGACACGTCACGCTCCATGGATGATGAAGAAATGCGGGTGCAGCGCCAGGGCTATCTGCAGGCGCTGCAGCATCCGGATTTCATCAATGCCGTGCGTGGCGGGCTGATCGGCAAGATCGCCATCACCTATTTCGAATGGGCCGGCGAGGTCGATCGCGGCTCGGTGGTCGATTGGCAGGTCATCGAAACGGCAGAAGACGCCGCGGCCTTCGCCGACAAGCTGGCAGCGCGGCCGATCCAGTCGCAACGGCGGACCTCTATCTCCGCCGCCATTGCCTTCGGGGCGGAAATGCTGACGGGCAATGCCTACCAGGGCATGCGGCAGGTGATCGATGTATCGGGCGACGGTCCGAACAATGTCGGCCAGCCGGTGGAGCCGGTGCGCAATACGGCAGTCGAATCCGGTATCATCATCAACGGCCTGGCACTCATGTTGCGGCCATCCGGCACCGCCACCGGTCTGGATCGCTATTACGGCGACTGCGTGATTGGCGGGCCAGGCAGCTTCGTGCTGCCGGTGCATGACATTGCCGATTTCGCCACCGCCGTGCGGCGCAAGCTGGTGCTCGAAGTCAGCGGCGTAACACCGGATGCCCGCTTCCGCCGGATCGCTGCGGAGCCGAAGGTTGACTGCATGATGGGCGAGATGCAGTGGCGCGACTTCATGGACCGGTGA
- a CDS encoding SDR family NAD(P)-dependent oxidoreductase, with protein sequence MTMNGKVALVTGAGSGIGRATAVMLAKAGARVGLLSRTKEEIESAAEEIRSAGGEAISLTADVSDETALRSAVDELVRHFGGLDICVANAGINGVWAPIDDLKPEEFDKTIAVNLRGTYLTLHIAVPHLKKAGGSIVIVSSINGNRTFTSPGATAYSATKAAQVAISKQLALELGRHHIRVNAVCPGEIETEIDDNTNRRHVEQTKIPVTFPEGQIPVSDGKPGKASDVADVILFLASDQSRHVTGTAIYVDGGQGLLR encoded by the coding sequence ATGACGATGAATGGCAAGGTTGCGCTGGTTACGGGCGCGGGATCCGGCATCGGGCGCGCCACGGCGGTGATGTTGGCCAAAGCCGGTGCCCGCGTCGGGCTCCTCAGCCGCACGAAGGAGGAGATCGAATCCGCAGCCGAGGAAATCCGCTCCGCCGGCGGGGAGGCGATTTCGCTGACTGCTGATGTGTCGGATGAGACCGCCTTGCGCTCTGCCGTGGACGAGCTTGTCCGTCACTTCGGCGGCCTGGATATCTGTGTGGCCAATGCGGGTATCAATGGCGTCTGGGCACCGATCGACGACCTGAAACCCGAGGAATTCGACAAGACCATTGCCGTCAACCTGCGCGGAACCTATCTCACTTTGCACATTGCCGTTCCCCATCTGAAAAAGGCGGGCGGATCGATTGTCATCGTCTCGTCGATCAACGGCAATCGCACATTCACCTCGCCCGGTGCGACGGCCTATTCGGCCACGAAGGCGGCGCAGGTGGCGATCAGCAAGCAATTGGCGCTGGAATTGGGCCGTCATCACATCCGGGTCAACGCGGTGTGCCCCGGAGAGATCGAGACGGAGATCGACGACAACACCAATCGTCGTCATGTCGAGCAGACCAAGATTCCGGTCACTTTTCCTGAAGGCCAGATCCCCGTCAGCGACGGCAAGCCGGGCAAGGCCTCCGATGTCGCGGATGTGATCCTGTTCCTGGCCTCGGACCAGTCCCGCCATGTCACGGGCACGGCGATCTATGTCGATGGCGGGCAGGGCCTTCTGCGCTGA
- a CDS encoding metal-dependent phosphohydrolase, producing MITTFEPSLAGARKIAQVAHEGQVKWSGEAFLDHVYRVAGRVETHEEKIVALLHDVIEKAEDWSLDDLHAIGFSHDIVAAVDALTRREGEDYEAFCRRACANPLARPVKQADLIDNLEQAKRLGRDGSKYEQGLHILAQLNQQRQ from the coding sequence ATGATCACGACATTCGAACCATCGCTTGCAGGCGCTCGCAAGATCGCCCAGGTGGCGCATGAGGGCCAGGTGAAATGGTCTGGCGAAGCCTTTCTCGACCATGTCTACCGGGTCGCCGGGCGCGTGGAAACACATGAGGAAAAGATCGTCGCTCTGCTGCATGACGTGATCGAAAAGGCAGAGGACTGGTCGCTCGACGATCTTCACGCCATCGGATTTTCTCATGATATCGTCGCGGCCGTGGATGCCTTGACCAGGCGCGAGGGCGAAGATTACGAGGCGTTTTGCCGCCGCGCCTGCGCCAATCCGCTGGCGCGTCCCGTCAAGCAGGCCGATCTCATCGACAATCTGGAACAGGCGAAGCGCCTGGGGCGGGACGGCTCCAAGTACGAGCAGGGCCTTCACATTCTTGCACAGTTGAACCAGCAGCGGCAATGA
- a CDS encoding alpha-glucosidase, translated as MFDADRKTPSNSFERKWWHASTVYQIYPRSFADSNGDGVGDIPGILSKLDYLERLGIDIIWLSPIYASPMDDNGYDISNYQDIAPEFGTLADFDQLLSSARDRGIGIVLDLVVNHTSDEHDWFRQSRAAKDNPFRDFYIWREPAADGGPPNDLQSVFGGSAWELDPATGQYYLHLFTRRQPDLNWENPRVRQEIYAMMNWWLDRGIAGFRMDVIDLIGKQVDQKITSDGPHLHDYLQEMHRETLAGRKVLTVGETWSVTPDSALLYSGRDRHELSMVFQFEHVTQRWDETYGKWRSKPFDLVALKSVFSKWQQALSDDGWNSLFWGNHDLPRAVSRYGDDKGFPVQSAKTLATVLHLMKGTPYVYQGEELGMTNVPFKTIEQYKDVETLNMHRLHLDAGLSPEDFIIGANENSRDNARTPMHWTSGPHGGFTTGTPWIEANANFSSVNADQGTADVNSVFHHYRKLIELRKTHDIIVYGRYQSFLDQHPNAFVYTRSLGDEILIVIASFSTTSFELELPTELQGQGKPLIFNYDAVDRLGSTVTLQPYESFALLRRR; from the coding sequence ATGTTCGACGCCGACCGCAAGACGCCATCCAATAGCTTCGAGAGAAAATGGTGGCACGCCTCCACCGTCTACCAGATCTATCCGCGCAGCTTTGCCGACAGCAATGGTGACGGCGTGGGCGACATACCGGGCATCCTGTCCAAGCTTGATTATCTGGAACGGCTCGGCATCGACATCATCTGGCTCTCGCCGATCTATGCCTCGCCGATGGACGACAATGGCTATGACATTTCCAATTACCAGGATATCGCTCCGGAATTCGGGACGCTTGCCGATTTCGACCAGCTCCTCTCATCTGCGCGCGATCGCGGCATCGGCATCGTGCTGGATCTCGTCGTCAACCACACATCCGACGAGCACGACTGGTTTCGCCAGTCGCGCGCCGCGAAGGACAATCCGTTTCGCGATTTCTATATCTGGCGCGAGCCGGCCGCCGACGGCGGACCGCCCAATGACCTGCAATCCGTGTTTGGCGGCTCGGCCTGGGAGCTGGACCCCGCAACCGGCCAGTATTACCTGCACCTTTTCACCCGCCGTCAGCCGGATCTGAACTGGGAAAACCCTCGGGTGCGGCAAGAAATCTATGCGATGATGAACTGGTGGCTCGATCGCGGCATTGCGGGCTTCCGCATGGATGTGATCGATCTGATCGGCAAGCAGGTGGATCAGAAGATCACCAGCGACGGTCCGCATCTGCATGACTATCTCCAGGAAATGCACCGCGAAACCTTGGCGGGACGCAAGGTTCTGACCGTCGGCGAAACCTGGAGCGTGACGCCGGATTCGGCGCTTCTCTATTCCGGCCGGGACCGCCACGAATTGTCCATGGTGTTTCAGTTCGAGCATGTGACGCAGCGCTGGGACGAGACCTATGGCAAGTGGCGCTCCAAGCCCTTCGATCTCGTGGCGCTGAAAAGCGTTTTCTCGAAATGGCAGCAGGCGCTCTCGGATGATGGCTGGAACTCGCTTTTCTGGGGCAATCACGACTTGCCGCGCGCGGTCTCGCGCTATGGCGATGACAAGGGCTTCCCGGTCCAGTCTGCCAAGACGCTGGCTACGGTCCTGCATCTGATGAAGGGCACGCCTTATGTCTATCAGGGCGAAGAACTGGGCATGACGAATGTGCCGTTCAAGACGATCGAACAGTACAAGGACGTCGAGACCCTGAACATGCACCGCCTGCATCTGGATGCCGGTCTGTCACCGGAGGATTTCATCATCGGCGCCAATGAAAACAGCCGGGACAATGCCCGGACCCCGATGCACTGGACAAGCGGGCCGCATGGCGGCTTTACGACAGGCACTCCATGGATCGAGGCCAATGCCAATTTTTCCAGCGTGAATGCCGATCAAGGCACGGCCGACGTCAACTCCGTCTTCCACCACTATCGCAAATTGATAGAGTTGCGGAAGACGCATGACATCATCGTCTATGGCCGGTACCAATCCTTCCTCGACCAGCACCCCAATGCCTTCGTCTATACCCGCAGCCTCGGCGACGAGATCTTGATCGTCATCGCCAGTTTCTCGACCACGAGCTTTGAGCTGGAGCTTCCGACCGAATTGCAGGGACAGGGAAAGCCATTGATCTTCAACTATGATGCGGTGGATCGCCTGGGGTCGACGGTCACGCTCCAGCCATACGAATCCTTTGCGCTCCTGCGCAGAAGATAA
- the atzF gene encoding allophanate hydrolase, whose translation MPSDITAHPTLPQHKTADFLAQLEPLRSRATFTALRKREVALEEAAQIEMAGPADKPLYGMLFAVKDNIDVQGIPTTAGCPAFAYVPQHSATVVERLQQAGAILVGKTNMEQFATGLTGVRSPFGIAPNALRTDLVPGGSSSGSAVAVARGLVDFSLGTDTAGSGRIPAGMNGIVGLKPSLGLVSSRGVVPACRTLDTVSIFARETSLAFKVLQVIGAFDEDDPFSRRYDALFPNVLPPRLKAGVPRKDQRQFFGDQAAEAAFDADLKLLSALGFEVVEIDFEPFHAVSRMLYEGPWVAERYAAIRTFIESNPSALLPVTFGIISGATTISAADAFDALYRLKAEARRVEPVLDALDCLVVPTIPRFYKIADIADEPLLYNTNLGTYASFVNLLDLAAISVPSTTRGDGLPASITFVGRAGTDSLLAAMAERLEAGRRSA comes from the coding sequence ATGCCGTCCGACATCACAGCGCATCCCACACTTCCCCAGCATAAGACGGCGGATTTTCTGGCCCAGTTGGAGCCCCTGCGCAGCCGCGCAACCTTCACCGCCCTGAGAAAGCGCGAGGTGGCGTTGGAGGAGGCAGCGCAGATAGAGATGGCCGGTCCGGCAGACAAGCCGCTCTACGGCATGCTGTTTGCCGTCAAGGACAATATCGATGTGCAGGGCATTCCGACCACTGCCGGCTGCCCTGCCTTTGCCTATGTGCCGCAGCATTCTGCAACCGTTGTGGAGCGCCTGCAACAGGCCGGCGCGATCCTGGTCGGCAAGACGAATATGGAGCAGTTCGCCACTGGACTGACGGGCGTGCGCTCGCCGTTCGGCATTGCGCCAAACGCGCTGCGGACGGATCTGGTGCCAGGCGGCTCCAGTTCAGGCTCGGCGGTTGCGGTTGCGCGAGGTCTCGTCGATTTCTCGCTCGGGACGGATACCGCCGGCTCCGGCCGCATCCCCGCCGGAATGAACGGGATCGTCGGGCTCAAGCCGTCGCTCGGCCTTGTCTCGTCACGTGGCGTCGTGCCCGCCTGCCGAACGCTCGATACGGTCTCCATCTTCGCGCGGGAGACCTCCCTGGCCTTCAAGGTTCTGCAGGTCATCGGCGCTTTCGATGAAGATGATCCTTTTTCGCGCCGCTATGACGCCCTGTTCCCGAATGTTTTGCCGCCGCGTCTCAAGGCCGGTGTGCCGAGAAAGGATCAAAGGCAGTTCTTCGGCGATCAGGCGGCCGAGGCGGCCTTCGACGCGGATCTGAAGCTTCTCTCCGCCCTGGGCTTCGAGGTGGTGGAGATTGATTTCGAACCCTTCCACGCCGTCTCGCGCATGCTCTATGAAGGACCTTGGGTGGCAGAGCGTTATGCCGCGATCCGCACCTTCATCGAGAGCAACCCGTCCGCCCTGCTGCCGGTCACCTTCGGCATCATCAGCGGCGCGACGACGATTTCGGCGGCCGATGCCTTCGACGCCCTGTACCGGCTCAAGGCAGAGGCGCGTCGCGTTGAGCCAGTGCTGGATGCTCTGGATTGCCTGGTTGTTCCGACCATTCCCCGCTTCTACAAAATCGCGGACATCGCCGATGAACCGCTTCTGTACAATACCAATCTCGGTACCTATGCCAGCTTCGTCAACCTGCTCGACCTGGCGGCCATATCCGTGCCCTCCACCACTCGCGGCGATGGCCTGCCGGCCAGCATCACCTTCGTTGGCCGTGCGGGCACGGACAGCCTGCTTGCAGCCATGGCCGAGCGCCTGGAGGCCGGGCGGCGCTCGGCCTGA